One genomic segment of Pirellulaceae bacterium includes these proteins:
- a CDS encoding DinB family protein, which translates to MTDAISEKILATIDEWRPKLLALSVDTVRYKPRPDRWSIAEVIGHLVDSASNNHQRFVRAQECDSLKFPKYDQNAWVSVGKYNQSDWPSLVNLWHSYKQHLAQLIRNVPISQLDTPCTVVPYETCTLQFLLEDYFVHLQHHLDILSDRIVGEQ; encoded by the coding sequence ATGACTGATGCCATCAGCGAAAAAATATTGGCCACAATCGATGAATGGCGACCGAAGCTCCTTGCCCTCAGCGTAGACACCGTTCGTTACAAGCCAAGACCCGACCGTTGGTCGATTGCCGAAGTCATCGGGCATCTCGTCGATTCAGCCTCCAACAACCATCAACGATTCGTGCGGGCTCAGGAATGTGATTCACTCAAGTTTCCGAAATACGACCAGAATGCTTGGGTGTCCGTTGGCAAGTACAATCAATCCGACTGGCCGTCACTTGTCAATTTGTGGCACTCGTACAAGCAACACCTTGCCCAACTCATACGTAACGTCCCGATCTCGCAACTCGATACTCCGTGTACGGTCGTGCCTTACGAAACGTGCACGCTGCAATTCCTGCTCGAGGACTACTTCGTGCACTTGCAGCATCATTTGGACATTTTAAGCGACAGGATTGTCGGTGAGCAGTAA
- a CDS encoding sulfatase encodes MTTTRQISILALLVLTLFTAGKSINAQDIGRKDGKPNVLFIAIDDLNDWTGSLQGNPQAHTPHMDQLASKGIVFTNAHCAAPACGPSRSAIMSGIRPSTSGNYINKSSLIHNPILNNSVLLPEFFQRNEYFVCGAGKLFHGYHFNNEVKGRGFDEYYPSKTQDLPSWEGLKFSSKLPMSGWARRVDWGPCRPDVTVDDHPDGKTANWAAEQLLTGELQEPFFLGAGIFQPHLPNYAPQKYFDRFPLKDIKLPEGYLENDLDDVPAAHAKMAHNPWLDRIRKTGQWKPAIQAYLACTAMVDELVGQIVEALEKSKYADNTIIVLWSDHGFHHGEKGRWGKYSLWERATRVNLLWVVPGVTRPGSTCARPVNLLDIYPTLASLTDCVPPENQLEGNDLSVLMTDPEAPWNHATVTTFGYKNYGVRSERYRYIVYEDGSEELYDHTKDEWEWSNLAGNPEYTAIKKKMCKEIPTHHEPSGVTYVPPKSIR; translated from the coding sequence ATGACAACAACGCGGCAAATATCGATTCTCGCTCTGCTCGTGCTGACACTATTCACGGCAGGAAAAAGCATCAACGCTCAAGACATTGGCCGCAAGGACGGTAAACCCAACGTTCTGTTTATTGCCATCGATGATCTCAACGACTGGACTGGGAGCTTGCAGGGCAATCCCCAGGCCCACACCCCTCACATGGATCAATTGGCTTCCAAAGGGATTGTCTTCACGAACGCACATTGCGCTGCCCCCGCTTGCGGTCCTTCGAGGTCGGCGATCATGAGCGGGATCAGGCCATCGACGTCAGGTAATTACATCAACAAAAGTTCGCTGATTCATAACCCAATTTTGAATAACTCGGTTCTTCTGCCTGAGTTCTTTCAGCGAAACGAGTACTTCGTTTGCGGTGCTGGAAAACTCTTTCACGGTTACCACTTTAACAACGAGGTCAAGGGGCGAGGCTTTGATGAGTATTACCCAAGCAAAACGCAAGACCTTCCTTCCTGGGAGGGGCTCAAGTTCTCCTCCAAGCTTCCGATGAGCGGCTGGGCGCGAAGGGTCGACTGGGGGCCCTGCCGTCCTGATGTAACCGTCGATGACCATCCCGATGGCAAAACTGCGAATTGGGCGGCAGAACAATTGCTAACCGGAGAGTTGCAGGAGCCCTTCTTTCTCGGAGCCGGTATCTTCCAACCGCATCTGCCCAACTATGCTCCTCAGAAATACTTTGATCGATTCCCGCTGAAGGACATCAAACTGCCGGAAGGTTACCTTGAAAACGATTTGGATGATGTTCCCGCTGCCCACGCCAAGATGGCACACAATCCTTGGCTGGATCGAATCCGGAAAACTGGCCAATGGAAACCCGCCATCCAGGCGTATCTCGCGTGCACCGCGATGGTTGATGAACTCGTCGGCCAGATTGTTGAGGCACTCGAAAAATCGAAGTATGCCGATAACACCATCATTGTTTTGTGGAGTGACCACGGCTTCCATCATGGCGAAAAGGGGCGCTGGGGAAAATACTCCCTCTGGGAGCGAGCCACTCGAGTGAATCTCTTGTGGGTCGTCCCGGGAGTGACTCGGCCTGGATCGACCTGTGCCCGGCCGGTGAACTTGCTGGACATCTATCCGACACTCGCATCCTTAACCGACTGTGTACCCCCTGAAAATCAACTCGAAGGAAACGACCTCTCAGTATTAATGACAGATCCTGAGGCCCCCTGGAATCACGCGACGGTCACCACGTTTGGCTACAAGAACTATGGCGTTCGATCAGAACGCTATCGGTATATCGTTTACGAAGATGGTTCCGAAGAGTTGTACGACCACACGAAGGACGAGTGGGAATGGAGCAATCTGGCGGGCAATCCTGAATACACGGCGATCAAAAAGAAGATGTGTAAAGAGATCCCCACTCATCATGAACCCTCCGGCGTTACCTATGTACCGCCGAAATCCATTCGTTAG
- a CDS encoding sulfatase-like hydrolase/transferase yields the protein MFLIDDQNASSIAAFGGDTYTPNLDRMVEEGMKFTRAYVSSSVCTPSRYSFLTGRFAGNSHSKLYTEAVGGKENQGLPNFNVALERDRMNVGNILREAGYTTGFVGKFHLTSKLDLPEFYQGKDRWINIPKHASPGPETSAQFKHNERWMRRYLKTLGFSWAKNVYPENTPSPYSMHNPEWTTVAALEFIEENKDGPFYLHLCSTLLHGPDRSWRKSMDHPLITGEGEVESLPEVMTPRAELLKTITEKGFDPDSHVAGEAWIDDSLGAIFRKLKELGIDDNTLVIFAPDHGRDGKASVFSRGSCQVPMIMRWPKGIPAGQVCEELVQNIDLVPTFFELGKAAKPESYRIDGQSLTPLLKNGKARDWRNHLYLEMGAARATVTKDWSYIAVRYTEDQIATIKKSAPRNLPRAMSYIGRLGIGVRGADRPGFFDEDQLYHLKRDPKEMKNLAYQKAQATRLKEMRYRMQQDLEVIGRPFGEFIPGGNAAEPGQIGKQIEIVKQLEIKGKTVTVPRALKRNLGVTDEPIPDDKVKRKAKREARRKARKEAKSKSQKNSDQ from the coding sequence ATGTTTCTGATCGACGATCAGAACGCATCGAGCATCGCCGCGTTTGGGGGCGATACCTACACTCCGAATCTCGATCGCATGGTGGAGGAAGGAATGAAGTTCACTCGCGCTTACGTCAGCAGCTCGGTTTGTACTCCTTCTCGATACAGCTTTCTGACGGGTCGGTTCGCTGGCAACTCGCATAGCAAACTTTACACCGAAGCGGTTGGCGGCAAAGAGAATCAGGGGCTTCCCAATTTCAATGTCGCTCTGGAGCGCGACAGGATGAACGTCGGAAATATTCTCCGTGAAGCCGGTTACACCACCGGATTTGTTGGGAAATTCCACCTCACTTCCAAATTGGATCTTCCGGAGTTTTATCAAGGCAAAGACCGATGGATCAACATTCCCAAACACGCGAGTCCTGGGCCTGAGACATCGGCTCAGTTCAAACACAATGAACGCTGGATGCGTCGTTACCTCAAAACGCTGGGCTTTTCCTGGGCGAAGAACGTCTACCCGGAAAATACGCCTTCGCCCTATTCCATGCACAACCCAGAGTGGACGACGGTGGCAGCTCTGGAATTCATTGAAGAGAACAAGGACGGCCCATTTTACCTTCATCTTTGCAGCACCCTACTGCACGGGCCGGATCGGTCCTGGCGAAAATCCATGGATCACCCGCTCATCACCGGAGAGGGGGAAGTTGAAAGTCTTCCAGAGGTCATGACACCGCGCGCCGAGCTTCTCAAAACCATCACTGAAAAAGGTTTCGACCCCGATAGCCATGTGGCTGGTGAAGCCTGGATCGACGATTCACTCGGGGCGATTTTCCGAAAGCTCAAGGAACTCGGAATCGATGACAATACGCTGGTGATTTTTGCGCCAGATCACGGTCGCGATGGCAAAGCTTCCGTCTTTTCACGCGGTAGCTGTCAAGTTCCCATGATCATGCGTTGGCCAAAAGGAATCCCTGCAGGGCAGGTCTGTGAAGAACTCGTGCAGAATATTGACCTCGTACCCACCTTCTTCGAACTGGGTAAAGCGGCAAAACCGGAATCTTACCGGATCGATGGACAAAGTTTGACCCCTCTTCTCAAAAACGGAAAAGCCAGAGATTGGCGGAATCATCTTTATCTCGAAATGGGAGCTGCCCGGGCAACGGTCACGAAAGATTGGTCCTACATTGCCGTTCGCTACACCGAAGATCAGATCGCTACCATTAAGAAATCCGCGCCGCGTAACTTACCGAGAGCCATGTCCTACATTGGACGTTTGGGCATCGGAGTGCGAGGAGCAGATCGCCCCGGTTTCTTTGACGAAGATCAACTCTACCACCTGAAGAGGGATCCGAAAGAAATGAAGAACCTGGCTTATCAAAAAGCTCAAGCCACGCGCCTTAAAGAGATGCGCTATCGCATGCAGCAGGACCTCGAAGTCATTGGTCGTCCTTTTGGAGAATTCATTCCCGGAGGGAACGCCGCTGAACCGGGCCAGATCGGCAAACAGATTGAAATCGTCAAACAACTTGAAATCAAGGGCAAAACGGTAACGGTGCCAAGAGCTTTGAAGAGAAATCTGGGAGTTACCGATGAACCCATTCCGGACGACAAAGTGAAAAGAAAAGCAAAACGCGAAGCACGTAGAAAAGCTCGCAAAGAAGCCAAATCAAAGAGTCAGAAAAACTCGGATCAATAG
- a CDS encoding enolase C-terminal domain-like protein yields the protein MKKTRTQWCIQLAMIVLPALSILNLPEARAASEPDEIVAMDLLTVKEPGSQAESRLRVIRLTTLSGATGYGDYLDYGLPAKEAEETLARLVNRYAEQDHKKDIFMTDPSMRAVGVGHTVMGQTAEQLLHAQPETGLGLNALFPREGFGPMWQGPGKAGLVIALQAALLDLTEENGPCRVRLCPSISIDREVDGKRRLSTPDEMRQTVTSLKQAGFTAVRLELVGALEDEMTARGECAPYRYPQEVLSRIDSLVVAAKKAAGTEMDLVIAANLNLSTDGMTFLALHCQRNEVTLLENPMALRHLREQGEARKEFNQPLGFGGDYHVIEDFAQGIKKQAGTVLVPDVGRIGGVKMLARTADLAREAKLKVAPMVQGGPLSLLAVTRSLSGRDEVLWVTSPNQEQWMKDDGVLEIPLRMTQGSLVAESCEIDETKFQVRRIAQVETTTKRK from the coding sequence ATGAAGAAAACAAGAACACAGTGGTGTATTCAGCTGGCCATGATCGTCCTGCCCGCACTTTCGATCTTAAACCTGCCGGAAGCCCGGGCAGCGTCAGAGCCGGACGAGATTGTGGCGATGGACCTGCTGACCGTCAAGGAACCCGGATCGCAAGCTGAATCACGGTTGCGGGTCATCCGATTGACGACGCTGAGCGGCGCTACAGGCTATGGGGATTATCTTGATTACGGTCTCCCCGCCAAGGAAGCGGAAGAGACGCTTGCGCGTTTGGTGAATCGTTATGCCGAACAGGATCATAAGAAAGATATCTTTATGACCGACCCTTCAATGAGGGCCGTTGGGGTCGGTCACACCGTCATGGGGCAGACTGCCGAGCAATTACTCCATGCCCAACCTGAGACTGGATTGGGCCTTAATGCACTGTTCCCCCGAGAAGGCTTTGGCCCGATGTGGCAAGGCCCGGGGAAAGCAGGACTGGTCATCGCCCTGCAGGCAGCCTTGCTCGACCTTACCGAGGAAAACGGTCCATGCCGGGTGCGGCTCTGTCCGTCGATTTCGATAGATCGGGAGGTAGACGGCAAGCGCCGGCTGAGTACACCGGACGAAATGCGGCAGACGGTTACGTCGCTCAAGCAAGCTGGCTTTACCGCAGTCCGATTGGAACTGGTTGGCGCCCTCGAGGATGAGATGACGGCGCGCGGCGAATGCGCCCCCTACCGCTACCCGCAGGAAGTGCTGAGTCGTATCGACAGCCTGGTTGTAGCAGCGAAAAAGGCAGCCGGTACGGAAATGGATCTGGTCATCGCCGCCAACCTGAACTTGAGCACGGATGGCATGACCTTCCTCGCCCTGCATTGCCAAAGGAACGAGGTGACCCTGCTCGAGAACCCTATGGCGCTCCGGCACCTGCGCGAACAGGGTGAGGCACGCAAGGAGTTCAACCAGCCCCTAGGTTTTGGCGGAGATTATCATGTGATTGAAGACTTCGCCCAGGGCATCAAGAAGCAGGCCGGCACGGTCCTGGTACCGGATGTCGGGCGCATTGGCGGGGTGAAAATGCTCGCTCGGACGGCGGACTTGGCAAGGGAAGCCAAGCTCAAGGTGGCTCCGATGGTGCAAGGTGGTCCTCTTTCATTGCTGGCTGTCACACGGTCGCTCTCCGGACGCGATGAAGTGCTGTGGGTGACATCACCCAACCAGGAGCAATGGATGAAGGATGACGGTGTGCTGGAGATACCCTTGAGAATGACGCAAGGATCTCTGGTGGCGGAATCGTGTGAGATTGATGAAACGAAGTTTCAGGTAAGGCGTATCGCCCAGGTAGAAACAACGACCAAGAGAAAGTGA
- a CDS encoding mandelate racemase/muconate lactonizing enzyme family protein encodes MNNQPNRRNFLKQSALGAGAFAGLPSFGHSPLAAASDKAGRIEALELLVLQRNREQRRVLKVISSTGAAGFADFPDIDYAPALAGVAKNHLIAANPFAVEAIWSRMRQAGVLCSHRTALDYALWDLLGRETGKPVYELLGGPVRDRIRIYHYGRPGPVKIELIEDLGRWRDMGRELAKKPGAAVKVDPFALFDRASGKKAWEDSVCEGGGKMPTEENMAYNEMVFRSLREGAGDKLDLIQGGHGQCCAEGAIATCKRLEQFDLLWMEEPVAPTSSMDEMAKVAAATTVPVATGENLQGLEDFTRLIDKRAASILNLPPPNVGGLTEARKIAALAEIRGMQIAPHFFSYGPLTWVAMANLCMATPNVLILEANAMREVNPPVATNRRLNANHFFKEPIKLNGYYFVPSGKPGLGYEYDEKFVVSRKRLA; translated from the coding sequence ATGAACAACCAACCAAATCGTCGAAACTTTCTCAAGCAGTCTGCGTTGGGGGCAGGTGCGTTTGCGGGCCTGCCGTCGTTCGGCCACTCGCCATTGGCAGCTGCCTCGGACAAGGCTGGCCGCATCGAAGCCCTGGAACTGCTCGTATTGCAACGCAATCGCGAGCAACGGCGCGTGCTGAAAGTTATCTCAAGCACAGGCGCAGCTGGATTTGCGGATTTTCCGGATATCGACTACGCGCCAGCGCTAGCCGGTGTCGCTAAGAACCATCTGATCGCGGCCAATCCCTTTGCGGTGGAGGCCATCTGGTCAAGGATGAGGCAGGCCGGCGTCCTCTGTTCACATCGCACCGCCTTGGATTATGCGCTATGGGATCTGCTCGGCCGGGAAACCGGTAAGCCTGTCTACGAACTGCTCGGCGGTCCGGTGCGCGACCGGATCAGGATCTACCACTATGGCAGGCCGGGACCTGTAAAGATCGAATTGATTGAAGACTTAGGGCGATGGCGCGACATGGGTCGAGAACTGGCCAAAAAACCGGGTGCGGCCGTGAAGGTCGATCCGTTTGCGCTCTTCGATCGGGCTAGCGGCAAGAAAGCCTGGGAGGATAGTGTCTGCGAGGGCGGGGGGAAAATGCCGACCGAAGAGAACATGGCCTATAACGAAATGGTTTTCCGCAGCCTTCGTGAAGGGGCTGGCGACAAGCTGGACCTGATCCAGGGCGGCCACGGTCAGTGCTGTGCCGAAGGGGCAATCGCGACCTGCAAACGGCTCGAACAGTTCGACCTTCTCTGGATGGAAGAGCCGGTGGCCCCCACCAGTAGCATGGATGAAATGGCCAAAGTGGCAGCTGCCACCACCGTTCCCGTTGCCACAGGAGAAAACCTTCAAGGGCTGGAAGATTTTACCCGTCTGATCGATAAGCGCGCGGCGTCGATTCTCAATCTGCCGCCGCCCAATGTCGGCGGACTGACCGAAGCGCGCAAGATCGCAGCGCTGGCCGAAATACGGGGCATGCAGATTGCGCCGCATTTCTTTTCGTATGGTCCTTTAACCTGGGTGGCTATGGCTAACCTTTGCATGGCCACCCCCAATGTATTGATTCTGGAAGCAAATGCGATGAGAGAAGTGAATCCGCCCGTGGCCACAAATAGAAGGCTGAACGCGAATCACTTTTTCAAAGAACCGATCAAATTGAACGGCTACTACTTCGTGCCTTCTGGTAAGCCGGGATTGGGTTATGAATACGATGAGAAATTCGTGGTGAGCCGGAAAAGGTTGGCATGA
- a CDS encoding MYG1 family protein has protein sequence MRPLVFAEFESDLYLRKPDPMTIELIVTHPGGAHKDDFLACSLLAHLHGVAIERREPTEPDLANPAICVVDVGGAHDPALNNFDHHQFPRDAPPRCALSLVLQSMGLYEDALAFCAWLRPAEWLDTLGPNETARRMGIPRTALGELNSPLDTTLLDRFASQSEIHPENPVYQVMCMVGEDLVDYLQSLRERLDYLKAHSQYWIIEAGDEPIQALFLEKSDVISDNPSFGIYAFIASEEKENEIQALVYPDRRGEGYGLTRYDDSPRLDFSRIESLDEVRFAHKRGFVAKVSTTNPARLKELLELAVVQTKN, from the coding sequence ATGCGGCCGCTTGTTTTTGCCGAATTCGAATCGGATCTTTACTTAAGGAAACCTGATCCAATGACCATTGAGCTGATTGTGACCCATCCAGGCGGAGCGCATAAGGATGATTTTCTTGCCTGCAGTCTGTTGGCTCATTTGCATGGCGTCGCCATCGAGCGACGCGAACCAACCGAGCCGGATTTGGCGAACCCTGCGATTTGCGTCGTCGACGTAGGTGGGGCGCACGATCCAGCATTGAATAACTTTGACCATCATCAATTCCCGCGCGATGCTCCACCACGGTGTGCACTATCGTTGGTGCTTCAAAGTATGGGGCTTTACGAGGATGCATTGGCATTCTGTGCGTGGCTACGTCCGGCCGAATGGCTCGATACCTTAGGACCGAACGAAACCGCCAGGCGGATGGGGATTCCACGTACGGCTTTGGGAGAGTTGAATTCGCCGCTCGACACCACGCTACTTGACCGTTTTGCAAGTCAGTCAGAAATTCATCCAGAAAACCCTGTTTATCAAGTCATGTGCATGGTAGGCGAGGATCTCGTCGACTACTTGCAGTCCTTACGCGAAAGGCTGGATTACCTAAAGGCACACAGCCAATATTGGATCATTGAAGCGGGGGACGAACCCATTCAAGCCTTGTTCCTAGAAAAAAGTGACGTGATTTCTGACAATCCTTCTTTTGGAATTTATGCATTTATCGCGAGCGAAGAAAAGGAAAACGAGATACAGGCTCTGGTTTATCCGGATCGGCGAGGAGAGGGATACGGTCTGACCCGTTACGACGATAGCCCGCGTTTGGATTTCTCTCGAATCGAATCACTTGACGAAGTTCGCTTTGCCCACAAACGTGGGTTTGTTGCCAAGGTTTCGACGACAAATCCAGCAAGGCTAAAAGAATTGTTGGAGCTGGCTGTCGTGCAAACAAAAAACTAG
- a CDS encoding MBL fold metallo-hydrolase — translation MLRITIVPVTEFQQNCSIVYDDQSHVAVVVDPGGEVEKITEAVAELGVTVEAIWLTHGHLDHAGGAEAAKQQFGVDIIGSHIADKFLLDNIETAAAGYGFTGMHNARPDRWLEEGDSLNIGEHEFEVLHCPGHAPGHVVFVNHAHKFILMGDVLFQGSIGRTDLPGGNHQALLDSISQKIMTLDDDYQFVCGHSAPSMVGAERRTNPYLQ, via the coding sequence GTGTTACGAATCACCATCGTCCCAGTGACCGAATTTCAACAAAATTGTTCCATTGTCTACGACGACCAAAGTCATGTTGCGGTGGTTGTCGATCCCGGTGGCGAGGTTGAAAAGATTACCGAGGCCGTCGCCGAACTAGGAGTCACGGTCGAAGCGATTTGGCTCACCCACGGCCACCTCGATCACGCGGGTGGAGCCGAAGCAGCCAAGCAGCAATTCGGAGTCGACATCATTGGCTCTCACATTGCCGACAAATTTCTCTTGGACAACATTGAGACAGCTGCAGCAGGGTATGGATTTACAGGCATGCATAACGCTCGGCCCGACCGCTGGTTGGAGGAAGGTGATTCACTGAACATTGGTGAGCATGAGTTTGAAGTCTTGCATTGTCCTGGTCACGCTCCCGGCCACGTTGTCTTTGTTAATCATGCGCACAAATTTATCTTGATGGGCGATGTCCTTTTTCAGGGCTCCATCGGCAGAACCGATTTGCCGGGGGGCAATCACCAAGCCTTGCTCGACAGTATTTCACAAAAGATTATGACGCTGGACGATGATTACCAATTTGTCTGTGGACACTCGGCGCCATCCATGGTCGGTGCCGAGCGACGCACCAACCCGTATCTGCAGTAG
- a CDS encoding cell division protein FtsH: MSQNQDTTESQPPSVAYHEAGHAVMATIVGRPIQKVTICAANLSMGGLRLGACKIRKGRSKPSKDWLEDEALIFFAGMVAESRVTGQYCEKGARQDLRVVKRLLSQTRATSPRQLEKLERRLLDKTEYLLSEEPHAKAVEMVAKELMEKTTISGRAVVHLFNQAVAQCNKR; this comes from the coding sequence GTGTCCCAGAATCAAGATACAACTGAATCCCAACCGCCTTCGGTGGCGTACCACGAAGCGGGGCATGCGGTGATGGCAACCATCGTCGGGCGACCGATTCAAAAAGTCACCATCTGTGCAGCCAATCTATCCATGGGAGGTCTCCGTCTGGGAGCGTGCAAAATCCGCAAAGGGCGGAGTAAGCCGTCGAAAGATTGGCTTGAAGACGAGGCGTTAATCTTTTTTGCCGGCATGGTCGCTGAGTCCCGCGTGACCGGCCAGTATTGTGAAAAAGGGGCTCGACAGGACCTGCGAGTCGTGAAACGCTTACTTTCTCAAACTCGCGCAACCTCGCCACGACAATTGGAGAAATTGGAACGACGGCTTCTCGACAAGACAGAATATTTATTGTCCGAGGAACCTCATGCAAAAGCGGTCGAGATGGTGGCAAAAGAGCTAATGGAGAAAACCACAATCAGCGGAAGAGCGGTTGTACATCTATTTAATCAAGCGGTCGCTCAATGCAACAAAAGGTGA